The Thalassotalea nanhaiensis genome has a window encoding:
- the mnmC gene encoding bifunctional tRNA (5-methylaminomethyl-2-thiouridine)(34)-methyltransferase MnmD/FAD-dependent 5-carboxymethylaminomethyl-2-thiouridine(34) oxidoreductase MnmC: MVQIKTAKVSFNDDGTPFSAEFDDIYFDSNQGCSQSVQVFVEANNIPHVWQDHSEDSFVIVETGFGTGLNFLLTLDRFVKFKQQSNSALTLHFISTEKFPLTKNDLATALALWPEYAKYSSELLSHYDLQEEQLTVSFADIDVSLTILFSDSTKALASLNIPGQGLVDCFYLDGFSPVKNPEMWNKGLFLQLARIAKKNATLATFTVAGIVRRGLEEVGFKVSKLAHDKADIQNNERLAEKSQSLTATFKGLRKGKPLTGFKVREKVESSKHATIIGGGLASACVALALAKKGIQVTLLCKDENLAQGASSNAIGAIYPLLHQNKDTISNFYQLGFERSLTLYQDLLAQGYKFSHGFNGLIEVSYKEALVKRQAVFAKNQVWPENLIQAITAQQVNDISGVGVNHPGLYMPRAGWVCPPEVVNAITQAAIDTGKVKVKTKRTLVAIKALENDRWLITTQKGQKQEQKQVQNLILCTGADSLQIDALNDLPLSIVRGQVSQMKTNEKINNLKTVLCHKGYLTPVNNSVHCIGATFDKDDADLSSRSIDDTYNIEMLERCLGDIGHWTDEDVITSKARLRCCTPDHLPVVGRLPEIDLHKQYYAHLSKDKNWHYQQVAPLKNGLYVLTGLGARGLCSAPLLADILAAEICNEDYPVDEEMLFNLSPNRFVIRDLIKSKS, encoded by the coding sequence GTGGTACAAATAAAAACGGCAAAAGTGAGTTTTAATGATGATGGAACCCCATTTTCTGCAGAGTTTGACGATATTTACTTTGATAGCAACCAGGGTTGTTCACAAAGTGTACAAGTGTTCGTTGAAGCAAATAATATCCCACATGTTTGGCAAGATCACAGTGAAGATTCATTCGTTATTGTTGAGACCGGCTTTGGTACTGGCCTAAACTTTTTACTTACGTTAGATCGCTTCGTTAAATTTAAACAACAAAGCAACTCTGCTTTGACCCTGCACTTTATCAGTACAGAGAAATTTCCATTAACTAAAAATGACCTCGCAACTGCCTTAGCTTTATGGCCAGAGTATGCAAAATACAGCAGTGAATTACTCAGTCACTACGATTTGCAAGAGGAGCAACTAACCGTATCATTTGCAGATATTGATGTTAGCTTAACTATTTTGTTTTCTGATTCAACCAAAGCATTAGCCAGTTTAAACATACCAGGCCAAGGGTTAGTCGACTGTTTCTATCTTGATGGTTTTTCACCTGTTAAAAATCCTGAAATGTGGAACAAGGGGCTATTTTTACAACTCGCCAGGATCGCCAAAAAAAATGCGACTCTAGCAACGTTCACCGTTGCCGGAATTGTCAGGCGCGGCTTGGAAGAAGTGGGATTTAAAGTGAGTAAGCTCGCCCATGATAAAGCTGACATTCAAAACAATGAACGCCTAGCTGAAAAGTCGCAATCTTTAACTGCAACATTTAAAGGCTTGAGAAAAGGCAAACCATTAACCGGCTTTAAAGTACGTGAAAAAGTTGAAAGTTCAAAACATGCCACAATTATTGGTGGAGGCTTAGCCAGTGCTTGCGTTGCACTAGCCTTGGCAAAAAAAGGCATTCAAGTAACCTTGCTATGCAAGGACGAAAACCTTGCTCAAGGTGCCTCAAGCAATGCTATTGGCGCTATTTATCCATTGCTACATCAAAATAAAGATACGATAAGCAATTTTTATCAGCTCGGATTCGAGCGCTCATTAACGCTTTATCAAGACTTATTAGCGCAAGGCTACAAATTCAGCCACGGCTTTAATGGTCTTATAGAAGTGTCATATAAAGAGGCACTGGTAAAAAGACAGGCTGTATTTGCTAAAAACCAGGTGTGGCCAGAAAACTTAATCCAAGCGATAACTGCACAGCAAGTAAATGATATAAGTGGTGTTGGGGTAAATCATCCAGGGCTATATATGCCAAGAGCCGGTTGGGTTTGCCCGCCTGAGGTTGTTAATGCGATAACCCAAGCAGCAATAGATACTGGTAAAGTAAAAGTGAAAACCAAGCGGACACTTGTTGCAATTAAAGCGTTAGAAAATGATCGTTGGCTTATTACAACTCAAAAAGGGCAAAAGCAAGAGCAAAAACAAGTGCAAAATCTGATCTTATGTACCGGAGCAGACAGTTTGCAAATTGATGCCTTAAACGACCTACCGTTATCGATAGTACGCGGTCAGGTTAGCCAAATGAAAACCAACGAAAAAATCAATAATTTAAAAACCGTGCTGTGCCACAAAGGCTACCTTACGCCGGTAAATAACAGCGTGCATTGTATTGGCGCAACATTTGATAAAGATGATGCTGATTTATCATCTCGTTCAATCGATGATACGTATAATATTGAGATGTTAGAGCGCTGCTTGGGCGACATAGGCCACTGGACTGATGAAGATGTAATTACAAGTAAAGCTAGATTACGCTGCTGTACCCCTGATCATTTGCCTGTTGTAGGTCGTTTGCCTGAAATTGATTTACACAAACAATACTATGCACATTTAAGTAAAGACAAAAACTGGCATTACCAACAAGTTGCCCCATTAAAAAATGGCCTTTATGTTTTAACTGGTTTGGGCGCTAGAGGTTTATGCTCAGCCCCCCTACTTGCTGATATTCTTGCCGCCGAAATTTGCAACGAAGACTATCCTGTCGATGAAGAAATGCTCTTTAACTTATCACCAAACCGATTTGTGATCCGTGATCTGATAAAATCAAAGAGCTAA
- the dnaJ gene encoding molecular chaperone DnaJ produces the protein MSKRDYYEVLGVSKDAGERDIKKAYKRLAMKFHPDRTKGDKGKEEQFKEVKEAYEILNDDQKRAAYDQYGHAAFEQGGHGGGGGFGGGGFGDAFGDIFGDIFGGGGGGRGGQSRNRRGSDLRYNLDMSLEEAVKGKTVELKVPTYVNCDPCSGSGAKKGTSASTCSTCHGHGQVQMRQGLFAVQQTCPTCSGRGKVIKEPCTSCRGQGRVEKTKTLSAKVPAGVDTGDRIRLSGEGEAGEMGAPAGDLYVQVNVRDHDIFVRDENNLYCEVPISFTTAALGGEIEVPTLDGKVKLKIPSETQTGKMFRMRGKGVKSVRSSITGDLMCKVVIETPVNLKSEQKELLEQLQASMGEGKAAAHFRPKEQGFFDGVKNFFDGLK, from the coding sequence ATGTCAAAACGTGATTATTATGAAGTTCTAGGTGTGTCGAAAGACGCTGGTGAACGTGATATTAAAAAAGCCTATAAACGCTTAGCAATGAAATTCCACCCTGACCGAACTAAAGGTGATAAGGGTAAGGAAGAGCAATTTAAAGAAGTTAAAGAAGCTTACGAAATTTTAAATGATGATCAAAAGCGTGCTGCTTATGATCAATACGGTCATGCAGCTTTCGAACAAGGCGGTCACGGTGGTGGCGGTGGATTCGGCGGTGGCGGTTTTGGTGATGCTTTCGGTGATATCTTTGGTGATATTTTTGGTGGCGGCGGCGGTGGCCGAGGTGGTCAATCTCGAAACCGACGTGGTTCAGACTTACGCTACAACTTAGATATGAGTCTTGAAGAAGCTGTTAAAGGTAAAACTGTAGAGCTTAAAGTACCAACTTATGTAAATTGTGATCCATGTAGCGGTAGCGGTGCTAAAAAAGGTACTTCAGCTAGTACTTGTTCAACTTGTCACGGCCATGGCCAAGTACAAATGCGTCAAGGCTTATTTGCTGTACAACAAACTTGTCCTACATGTTCTGGTCGCGGTAAAGTGATTAAAGAGCCATGTACATCATGTCGTGGACAAGGCCGTGTTGAGAAAACTAAAACATTATCTGCTAAGGTTCCTGCTGGCGTAGATACTGGTGATAGAATTCGTTTATCTGGCGAAGGTGAAGCCGGTGAAATGGGCGCTCCTGCAGGTGACTTATACGTACAAGTTAATGTACGAGATCATGACATATTTGTTCGAGATGAAAATAACTTGTACTGCGAAGTACCAATTAGTTTTACTACTGCAGCACTTGGTGGTGAAATTGAAGTACCAACATTAGACGGTAAAGTTAAACTGAAAATACCTAGCGAAACTCAAACTGGAAAAATGTTCCGTATGCGTGGCAAAGGTGTTAAATCAGTACGAAGTTCAATTACTGGCGATTTAATGTGTAAGGTTGTCATAGAAACACCAGTAAACTTAAAATCTGAACAGAAAGAATTACTAGAGCAGTTACAAGCTAGTATGGGTGAAGGTAAAGCCGCTGCCCATTTTCGTCCAAAAGAACAAGGCTTCTTTGATGGCGTAAAAAACTTCTTTGACGGTTTGAAATAA
- a CDS encoding tetratricopeptide repeat protein, translated as MFSNKKFLLFTLLISVTSPALSGYDEALDMINRGDFIEATEELKPLVDLGYPPALYHQATLYENGQGVKRDQVKAFELYQRAANRGIAEAQFAIAQMYLEGRGCTKDTTQGFEYTRRAADKGLAAAQFNLALMYQKGEVVTQSYRNAAVWYEDAAMQNFALAQFNLALLYFDGLGVSKDIEKSYIWNRVAAFNGYEPAEQSMNMDSKKLSREQIKSARERADELYLKISPDENDYQPFSFEG; from the coding sequence ATGTTTTCTAATAAAAAATTCTTACTATTTACCTTATTAATAAGCGTTACTAGCCCTGCATTATCTGGTTATGATGAAGCGTTAGATATGATCAATAGGGGCGACTTTATTGAAGCTACTGAAGAGCTAAAGCCACTTGTTGACTTGGGTTATCCACCGGCGTTGTATCACCAAGCTACCCTTTATGAAAATGGTCAGGGTGTTAAGCGAGATCAGGTTAAAGCATTTGAGCTATATCAACGTGCTGCAAACCGAGGAATTGCTGAAGCTCAGTTTGCCATCGCACAGATGTATCTTGAAGGCCGTGGCTGTACTAAAGACACAACACAAGGTTTTGAATATACTCGTCGAGCTGCAGATAAAGGCTTGGCCGCAGCTCAATTCAACCTGGCGCTGATGTACCAAAAGGGTGAGGTAGTTACGCAAAGTTATCGCAATGCTGCTGTTTGGTATGAAGATGCTGCCATGCAAAACTTTGCTTTGGCACAATTCAACCTGGCGCTACTATACTTTGATGGTTTAGGTGTTAGCAAAGACATAGAAAAGTCTTATATTTGGAATCGCGTTGCCGCGTTTAATGGTTATGAACCTGCAGAACAAAGCATGAATATGGACTCTAAAAAGTTATCTAGAGAACAAATTAAAAGTGCTCGTGAACGTGCCGATGAATTATATTTGAAAATTAGCCCTGACGAAAATGATTACCAGCCGTTTAGCTTTGAGGGTTAA
- a CDS encoding ATP-NAD kinase family protein has product MTQFKLGFLVNPIAGIGGSVALKGSDGEDTAQIALGLGATPKANLRAKLALEVLLPYKDKITIFTANDDMGEDIATELGFNVERVYQYSGTQSVPEDTEQLVKALQHKGVDLLLFAGGDGTARNVCHQVDGYFPVLGIPAGCKIHSGVYALTPTAAGRVVEQMINNELVSFFDADVMDIDEAAFRTGVVKARRYGEMQIPSELQYIQAVKSGGKETDEMVLMDIAAHVIELMDDELFVIGSGSTVAAIMDELAIANTLLGVDVLQEQELLHSDVIESELYQYVVNSESVVKLVITVIGGQGHIFGRGNQQLSPRVIRAIGKDNIIVVATKSKLQALNNRPLIVDTGCQQLDKELSGFIPVVTGFHDQVLYPVASPGLE; this is encoded by the coding sequence ATGACACAATTTAAATTGGGATTTTTAGTAAATCCTATTGCCGGTATTGGCGGCAGTGTTGCGCTCAAGGGCAGTGACGGTGAAGATACAGCTCAAATTGCTCTTGGCTTAGGGGCAACACCAAAGGCTAATTTACGAGCTAAATTGGCACTGGAAGTGCTGCTTCCATATAAAGATAAAATTACCATTTTTACCGCCAATGACGATATGGGCGAAGATATAGCAACAGAGTTGGGCTTTAATGTTGAACGAGTATATCAATACTCGGGCACTCAATCTGTGCCTGAAGATACTGAGCAGTTAGTTAAAGCATTACAGCATAAAGGCGTAGACTTGCTGTTATTTGCTGGTGGTGACGGCACCGCCCGTAATGTGTGCCATCAAGTTGATGGTTATTTTCCTGTGTTAGGAATTCCTGCTGGTTGTAAAATTCACTCGGGCGTATACGCACTAACACCAACAGCAGCCGGTCGGGTTGTTGAGCAAATGATAAATAATGAATTGGTGTCATTTTTTGATGCTGATGTTATGGATATTGATGAAGCAGCGTTTCGAACTGGTGTTGTAAAAGCTCGTCGCTATGGTGAAATGCAAATTCCAAGCGAGTTGCAATATATACAAGCAGTAAAGTCGGGCGGTAAAGAAACGGATGAAATGGTGCTGATGGACATTGCGGCTCATGTCATTGAGCTTATGGATGACGAATTATTTGTGATCGGCTCAGGTTCAACGGTTGCAGCTATTATGGATGAACTTGCTATCGCTAATACTCTATTGGGTGTTGATGTGTTGCAAGAGCAAGAGCTATTGCACAGCGACGTGATTGAAAGTGAGCTATATCAGTATGTAGTGAATTCAGAATCTGTGGTTAAATTGGTTATTACGGTGATTGGTGGTCAGGGCCATATTTTTGGTCGAGGCAATCAACAATTAAGTCCGCGAGTGATCCGCGCTATTGGAAAGGATAATATTATAGTCGTTGCCACCAAAAGTAAACTACAAGCACTTAATAATCGCCCACTTATTGTTGATACAGGTTGCCAACAATTAGATAAAGAATTATCTGGTTTTATACCGGTAGTTACCGGTTTTCATGACCAAGTATTATACCCCGTTGCGAGCCCAGGTTTAGAGTAA
- a CDS encoding elongation factor P hydroxylase: MTHNYQDLIHIFSEQFSLSENTRLVKGDDEPIYLPADKSCSYHRVIFAHGFYASAFHEISHWCIAGKERRLLEDFGYWYAPDGRDAIQQKEFEQVEIKPQAIEWAFCIASGFKFNVSADNLSGIEVDRYGFQTKVFEQVLNYLEHGFPNRAGLFINALIDFYQPGLILTAEMFEFSHPLYQTNTNTTVAMESII, encoded by the coding sequence ATGACGCACAACTATCAAGATTTAATTCATATATTCTCTGAACAATTTTCACTGTCTGAAAATACTCGCTTGGTGAAAGGTGATGATGAGCCTATATACCTACCAGCAGATAAAAGCTGTAGTTATCATAGGGTTATTTTTGCCCATGGATTTTATGCCAGTGCATTTCATGAAATATCACATTGGTGTATCGCGGGTAAAGAGCGACGTTTATTAGAAGATTTTGGTTATTGGTATGCTCCTGATGGGCGCGATGCAATACAGCAAAAAGAATTTGAACAGGTAGAAATTAAACCACAAGCAATTGAATGGGCATTTTGTATTGCCAGTGGCTTCAAGTTTAATGTTTCTGCCGACAACTTATCTGGTATCGAAGTCGACAGGTATGGTTTTCAAACTAAAGTCTTTGAGCAAGTTCTAAATTATTTAGAACATGGTTTTCCCAACAGAGCCGGTTTATTTATTAACGCACTTATCGATTTTTACCAACCAGGTTTGATATTAACAGCAGAGATGTTCGAATTTAGTCATCCTCTATATCAAACAAATACAAACACAACCGTCGCAATGGAAAGCATAATTTAA
- a CDS encoding Lrp/AsnC family transcriptional regulator — MKKLDDVDLQILTLLFKDADTTNKDLAASIGIAPSTCLERVKRLKSSGVIKGSFIDVNYNTIGGNIQAMAAIQLQPYSEQIVNLLRDELLPLPEIVSMFHMGGAFDFYIHMSVKDTEHLRRFVFEAITSRDEVTNVETALVFEHSRSPEIPNFS; from the coding sequence ATGAAGAAGCTTGATGATGTCGACTTGCAAATATTAACCTTGTTATTCAAAGATGCGGACACCACCAACAAAGATCTTGCCGCATCTATTGGTATCGCCCCTTCTACCTGCTTGGAGCGAGTTAAACGGTTAAAATCTTCAGGGGTGATCAAAGGGTCTTTTATTGACGTAAATTACAACACCATAGGCGGTAATATTCAGGCCATGGCAGCGATTCAATTACAGCCTTACTCTGAACAGATTGTAAATTTATTACGCGATGAGCTTCTACCCTTACCTGAAATTGTCAGTATGTTTCATATGGGCGGTGCATTTGATTTTTATATTCATATGTCAGTTAAAGACACTGAGCATTTACGACGATTTGTCTTTGAAGCAATTACATCTCGGGATGAAGTAACAAATGTGGAAACTGCATTAGTTTTTGAACACAGTAGAAGCCCAGAAATACCTAATTTCAGTTAA
- a CDS encoding YfcL family protein, with amino-acid sequence MINTENVENLEQLFCYFDGLIELDCDDQLFASSYLRGFLEVAAVEFGHQQQPLSTNLYSYVDKQILAAQDELSAPDQAIVVEFWRAIKPMFSRAQ; translated from the coding sequence ATGATAAACACTGAAAACGTAGAAAACCTTGAACAATTATTCTGTTATTTCGATGGCTTAATTGAATTAGATTGTGATGATCAATTGTTTGCTAGTAGTTACCTGCGGGGTTTCTTAGAAGTGGCAGCCGTTGAATTTGGTCACCAACAACAACCATTATCAACAAACCTTTACTCATACGTTGATAAGCAAATACTTGCTGCTCAAGATGAGTTATCTGCTCCTGATCAGGCCATTGTTGTTGAGTTCTGGCGCGCAATTAAACCTATGTTCAGTCGTGCTCAATAA